The sequence TCGAATTACTCCCGTAATGCCTGGGGCACAGTGGTGACGGACGTATTTTGGAAAACTCGGGAAGCTTTGTAGGAAATTCCGGTCTTGGATTATCGGACGGCAGGTGTTGCCACTTTGCCATCCTGAGCTTTCAGTTTCTGGCTGGCGCATATCCGGTCATGGTCGGCGTTCTTCCCCGGTACTTCTTCATGGTTGCGGCCAGATGACTCTGGTCCGAAAACCCCGCGAGGTAGGCGACTTCGGCGATTGCAAGCTCGCCGTCAACGAGTAACCTTTCCGCGAAGTCCAGGCGCAGTTGATCAGGTATCGATGCGGCGGCATGCCGAACGTGCTGGCCGGTGTAGGTGCGCGAGAGATGCACGCCGAACACGGTGAGCAGCGAGTCCAGATAGAGCTCGTCCGGCGGCAGCTTGCCGGTCAGCTCGGCGGTGATCATCTGGGCGATGTTGAGCGCCCTCAGGTCGACTTTGCCGAACGCAGGTGGCTCAAGCTCCACGTCGGAGTGATCGAACTCGTGCGCGGCCAACTCCGACAGCGCTTCAGGAGAGATGGAAACGACGGCGTTCTCCCCGGTCTGCGACCAGGCGAGGGTACTGTCGACTCCGGCGGGATTGATGACGAGGCATCCGACCGGCGCATCGTATTGCGTGATCTTGTCGCTGCCGAGCGAGGCTCTGAATTTGCGTCCGGGCCTCAGCACGATGCCCGCGGAATGTTCCTTGGCCAGGAACGTCTGCGAGCCTGGACCGCGGACGGAATGGATGACGCTGCCACGCGCGGTGGCTCTTCTGGGACCGGCACTTTCTGGAATGATGTCCAGGACATATCGGGCTGCCTGATCGACGCCTCGGGAAACCCCGCTTTCCCCAGCTTCGTCCGCATTTTTCATACGCGTCGCCTCAGCCGCCTTGCCGCCGCTTGCAATCCCCTTTGCCCGAACCCGGAACCAACGTAACGCAGGCGTCCCGGCTAGGGAAGAACTCCCATGCGCAAAGAAAAATTCTTATTCGCGAAAAGACAGAAAAAATGACCGACGCAGGAAGTTGACGGGCATTCTATTTCACGGCGATGCCGGTCTTCGCGATGCCCGAGTTTCGTTTATCAGCCGTGGCGCGGCTTCCGCGAATCCATTGCTTCGTTTTTTGGCACCAGGATCGGCGGTCAGGCAAGAAGGGGTGCCGAGCCGACAGGTTACGACCGGCTGCTACAGATCACCGCGACGTTTCTCGTACAGATCCCAGGTGAGTTCGACAAAAGCCAGAAGGACATCGTCGCGGCTCCAACCGGCCGCGACCGCCGCCTGGACGATTTCATGGATAAGAGGCAGCAACTGGCGCTGGCATTCGGCCGATATGTCGCCGTCCCCCACGGGAGGCCCCTCGAAGTTGAATCTCGTCATTCGGCGCTCCCCCCGCCTCCGATCAAAGTGTTATACCGCTAATTTCGGCCCCTCTGATATACAACAGATGTGGTACCAAAGTACAGGAAGCCTCGGACCACCGGGGCGATGCCGGACCACGCCGTCTCTATGCTTTCCCTCGCGTCAAGTTGGTTTTCCCAGGCGGGAGTTCAGAGGAACTTCATCGGCCCAAACTCTGCCTGGGACTAGATCTCTCCAGCCATGTCGCGCCCGCCACCTGGCGAATGTGCGGCATTGACCGGCCGCATTGCCTTCTGCAACCGCTCGCTGGATAGTCCCGGCAATGTTCGAGACCATTGCGACTCACTGGACACAAATCCTGGCGATCATCTCGGTGGTCATGGCGACCGTCGGCATCGCCCATGCCGTCATGACCAAGGAGGATGTGCGCGCCGCCACCGGCTGGGTCGGCGTGATGGTGCTGTCGCCGATCCTTGGCGTGCTGATCTATGCCGTGGCCGGCATCAACCGCATCCGCCGCGCCACGATCA comes from Mesorhizobium japonicum MAFF 303099 and encodes:
- a CDS encoding helix-turn-helix domain-containing protein translates to MKNADEAGESGVSRGVDQAARYVLDIIPESAGPRRATARGSVIHSVRGPGSQTFLAKEHSAGIVLRPGRKFRASLGSDKITQYDAPVGCLVINPAGVDSTLAWSQTGENAVVSISPEALSELAAHEFDHSDVELEPPAFGKVDLRALNIAQMITAELTGKLPPDELYLDSLLTVFGVHLSRTYTGQHVRHAAASIPDQLRLDFAERLLVDGELAIAEVAYLAGFSDQSHLAATMKKYRGRTPTMTGYAPARN